Proteins encoded together in one Bacillota bacterium window:
- a CDS encoding BREX system P-loop protein BrxC → MSPAGTIESLFARDIRRRIEEVIKLHQTDEAVVAEELDEYVATPAIRNAYLRVLERYVETPLKPHEGIGVWVSGFFGSGKSSFAKYLGLALADRPILGISAADRLADRLADDRVRVLLARARREIPTLVVPFDMAEDPLVRVGEEKITLVAYRALLRTLGYSDDPDLAELEITLEREGRLAEFERLYHETFGRPWVEGRANVAVAFGRASRIMHMLDPQTFPSADSWARGHKRADLGPRDLAERVLELVGRRCPQMRAVVFVADEVGQYIARSTEKMLD, encoded by the coding sequence ATGAGCCCGGCAGGTACCATCGAGTCACTCTTCGCCCGCGACATCCGTCGGCGCATCGAGGAAGTCATCAAGCTCCACCAGACGGACGAGGCCGTCGTCGCAGAGGAGCTGGATGAGTACGTAGCGACACCGGCCATCAGGAACGCGTATCTGCGAGTTTTAGAGCGTTATGTGGAAACCCCATTGAAGCCCCACGAGGGTATTGGAGTGTGGGTGTCGGGTTTCTTCGGCTCGGGCAAGTCGTCGTTTGCCAAGTACCTCGGGCTGGCGCTGGCAGACCGGCCGATCCTGGGCATATCCGCCGCTGACCGGCTGGCGGACCGCCTGGCTGACGATCGGGTGCGCGTTCTGCTGGCCCGCGCAAGGCGGGAGATTCCCACCCTGGTGGTACCCTTCGATATGGCTGAAGACCCCCTGGTCCGGGTGGGCGAAGAGAAAATAACCCTGGTAGCGTATCGGGCGCTCCTCCGTACTCTGGGCTATTCGGACGACCCGGACCTGGCCGAACTGGAGATTACTCTGGAAAGGGAAGGCCGTCTCGCGGAATTCGAACGGCTCTATCACGAGACTTTCGGCCGGCCCTGGGTGGAAGGGCGGGCGAACGTGGCCGTGGCTTTCGGAAGGGCCAGCCGCATCATGCACATGCTGGACCCCCAGACCTTTCCTTCTGCGGACTCGTGGGCCCGGGGCCACAAGAGAGCGGATCTGGGGCCGCGCGACCTGGCTGAGCGCGTCTTGGAACTGGTCGGGCGGCGTTGCCCGCAGATGCGCGCCGTGGTGTTCGTCGCCGATGAAGTCGGGCAATACATAGCCCGATCTACTGAGAAGATGCTCGACG